A single window of Granulicella mallensis MP5ACTX8 DNA harbors:
- a CDS encoding virginiamycin B lyase family protein has translation MRNRCLFFSSVASVLGVAFALGLSGCSANFGDVSTASTQTAMHIRGVVHGGQQPISGSHVYMYAASTAAYGGNGIAPTSGATGNASTSLLTAATGNPADTNGNFYVTTDTFGDFDINGAFACTSGQQVYLYSTGGDPQLAGTGVAGTPNPAASLLAVVGDCSSSAFPGVTSVAMNEITTMVAAYTLAGFATDPLHIGAPSAVTGHALSGTGLANAFTTALNVVDQASGTPHATFPDNNQVTVPVESMNTVADFLAACINSTGASSSGCSTLFANTNNGTAPTDTATAAIHLAQNPTSNLSALLNLATNASPFQPFSTRAKTLALTLNYSGGGLNQPDAVAIDGAGNAWVTNSGGSSVTGISSNGTYLSGANGYAGGGINNPEGIAIDGAGNIWASSFPSNSVTKLSNDGAFLSGANGYTGGGLNGPGGIAFDGAGNAWVTNTEGVSMTELSSTGTVLSGANGYIGGGVNGPFGVAIDGSGNAWVANLGENSVVELSNTGVFLSGANGYTDGNLFDPFTVAIDSSGNVWVVNLGGNTVTKYSNTGAVLSGAKGYIGSGLSEPSGIAIDGAGNVWVANSGHNTVSELSSSGTIVSGTGFYTDSSLSEPYAIAVDGSGNVWVANAQGNSVTEIVGVAAPVITPLVAGLPVVPTKDGSSNLGTRP, from the coding sequence GTGAGAAATCGTTGTCTATTTTTTTCGTCTGTAGCCAGCGTACTGGGCGTGGCTTTTGCTCTGGGGCTGAGCGGCTGCTCGGCGAACTTCGGGGACGTCTCCACGGCCTCGACGCAGACCGCGATGCACATTCGAGGCGTGGTTCATGGCGGCCAGCAGCCGATCAGCGGCTCGCATGTGTATATGTATGCCGCCAGTACGGCCGCTTATGGCGGGAACGGCATCGCCCCCACTTCCGGTGCTACCGGCAATGCGTCAACCTCGCTGCTGACGGCAGCAACGGGAAATCCAGCGGATACGAATGGGAACTTCTACGTCACCACGGATACCTTTGGCGACTTCGATATCAATGGGGCGTTTGCCTGCACTTCCGGGCAGCAGGTCTACCTGTACTCGACCGGCGGCGATCCGCAGTTGGCCGGAACAGGAGTTGCCGGGACACCGAATCCCGCAGCCTCGCTGCTGGCTGTTGTGGGCGATTGCTCCAGCTCGGCCTTCCCGGGGGTTACGTCCGTAGCCATGAACGAGATCACCACGATGGTCGCGGCCTACACGCTGGCGGGCTTTGCGACAGACCCGCTGCACATCGGAGCGCCCAGCGCGGTAACTGGGCATGCGCTCTCCGGGACCGGGTTGGCCAACGCTTTCACTACCGCGCTGAATGTTGTGGACCAGGCCAGCGGAACGCCTCATGCGACTTTCCCGGACAATAACCAGGTCACCGTTCCAGTGGAGAGCATGAACACCGTGGCGGACTTCCTGGCTGCCTGTATCAACTCCACCGGAGCCAGCTCGTCGGGATGCAGCACGCTCTTCGCCAACACGAATAACGGGACGGCTCCCACCGACACCGCAACGGCGGCCATCCACCTCGCGCAGAATCCAACCAGCAACCTCAGCGCTCTGCTCAATCTCGCGACCAACGCCAGCCCCTTTCAGCCGTTCTCTACCCGTGCCAAAACCCTGGCTCTCACGCTCAACTACTCCGGCGGCGGCTTGAATCAGCCAGATGCAGTTGCGATCGACGGGGCGGGAAACGCCTGGGTCACAAATTCCGGAGGTAGCTCCGTGACCGGGATTTCCAGCAACGGGACCTATCTCTCCGGGGCCAACGGCTACGCCGGCGGCGGCATCAACAACCCCGAGGGGATTGCGATCGACGGTGCAGGCAACATCTGGGCAAGTAGTTTCCCAAGCAACTCCGTGACCAAGCTCTCCAATGACGGAGCATTCCTCTCCGGAGCCAATGGCTACACCGGTGGCGGCCTGAACGGGCCCGGTGGGATCGCGTTCGACGGCGCGGGCAACGCCTGGGTCACGAATACCGAAGGTGTCTCCATGACCGAGTTATCCAGCACCGGAACAGTTCTCTCTGGAGCCAACGGCTACATTGGCGGCGGCGTGAACGGCCCCTTTGGGGTCGCGATTGACGGCTCGGGCAACGCCTGGGTCGCGAATCTCGGAGAGAACTCCGTAGTCGAGCTTTCCAACACCGGGGTATTCCTCTCCGGAGCCAATGGCTACACTGACGGCAACCTGTTCGACCCCTTTACGGTGGCAATCGACAGCTCGGGCAACGTCTGGGTGGTAAATCTCGGAGGGAACACCGTGACCAAATACTCCAATACAGGGGCAGTCCTCTCCGGGGCCAAGGGCTACATTGGCAGTGGTCTGAGCGAGCCAAGTGGGATCGCGATCGACGGCGCGGGTAACGTCTGGGTCGCAAATTCCGGACATAACACCGTGAGCGAACTCTCCAGTTCCGGAACCATCGTCTCCGGGACCGGCTTTTATACCGACAGTAGCCTGTCCGAGCCCTATGCAATCGCGGTCGACGGCTCAGGCAACGTCTGGGTCGCAAATGCCCAAGGCAACTCCGTGACGGAGATAGTCGGCGTTGCTGCCCCTGTGATTACTCCGCTCGTTGCCGGCCTGCCCGTTGTACCGACGAAGGACGGAAGCAGCAACCTGGGCACGCGCCCGTAG
- a CDS encoding NHL repeat-containing protein — MKNHRLSVSSVASVLSVTFALGLSGCSANFGTTSDTATQTAVHIQGRVHGGQQPISGSHVYMYAASNAAYGGNGIASTAGATGNASVSLLTSATGNPADTNGNFYVTTDVNGNFSINGAFACSSGQQVYLYSTGGDPQLNGVGVAGTPNSAASLMAVVGDCSSSTFPGVTSVFMNEVTTVAAAYALAGFATDPLHIGAPSAVAGHALARTGFANAFNTALNIVSQTTGVPNATLPLNATAAVPVTTINTLADILAACINSNGVSSSGCSTLFTNTNYGTMPTDTATAAINIAQHPAANVSALLNLATNASPFQSILTSANDLTLGIQYTGGNLRRPQAVAIDGAGNAWVTDNTGNSVTKVSSGGAFLSGASGFSGLNGPFGIAIDLSGNAWVTNSLGTSITEFTNNGVVLGSYSTGNMQARSVAIDSAGNGWVANFIFDSGVLNKFSPSGTPLKTYNGHDLNEADAIALDGAGNAWVASTPGEVTEFANATALPFALISAPDLPTGIAIDSAGNAWTSDFENAVIEYSNAGVVLNTYTGAGLNNPEGISIDGAGNVWASNFMGNSVTEFSKTGTVLSGVNGYTSSGLTFPESIAVDGSGNVWVPSLGGNYLTELIGIGAPVITPIAAGLPAVPTTDGSSKLGTRP; from the coding sequence GTGAAAAACCATCGTCTATCCGTCTCGTCCGTGGCCAGCGTACTGAGCGTGACTTTTGCTTTGGGGCTGAGCGGTTGCTCGGCAAACTTCGGAACCACCTCCGATACCGCAACCCAAACCGCGGTACACATTCAAGGACGGGTTCATGGTGGCCAGCAGCCGATCAGTGGCTCACATGTGTATATGTATGCCGCCAGTAACGCTGCTTATGGCGGTAATGGCATCGCTTCGACCGCAGGCGCTACCGGCAATGCGTCGGTCTCGCTGCTGACTTCCGCGACGGGGAACCCGGCAGATACGAACGGGAACTTCTACGTCACCACAGATGTAAACGGAAACTTCAGTATCAATGGAGCGTTTGCCTGCTCTTCCGGCCAGCAGGTCTATCTGTATTCGACCGGCGGAGATCCGCAGTTGAATGGCGTAGGAGTAGCTGGGACGCCAAACTCCGCGGCATCGCTGATGGCGGTTGTCGGCGATTGCTCCAGTTCGACCTTTCCGGGGGTTACCTCGGTGTTCATGAATGAGGTCACCACGGTGGCTGCAGCCTATGCGCTGGCGGGATTTGCTACCGATCCCCTGCACATCGGCGCGCCCAGCGCGGTGGCGGGCCATGCGCTTGCCAGAACTGGATTTGCTAATGCCTTCAATACTGCGCTGAACATCGTGAGCCAGACCACCGGGGTTCCCAATGCAACCTTGCCTCTGAACGCCACCGCCGCCGTTCCCGTGACTACGATCAACACCCTTGCGGACATACTCGCGGCCTGTATCAACTCCAACGGAGTCAGTTCGTCTGGATGCAGCACGCTCTTCACAAATACAAACTACGGCACGATGCCCACCGACACGGCAACAGCGGCCATCAACATCGCGCAGCACCCGGCAGCCAACGTCAGCGCGCTGCTCAACCTGGCAACCAATGCCAGCCCCTTCCAGTCCATCCTTACCTCTGCCAACGACCTGACCCTCGGAATCCAGTACACCGGCGGCAATCTGAGAAGACCACAGGCAGTAGCCATCGACGGGGCGGGCAACGCCTGGGTGACGGATAACACAGGGAACTCCGTAACCAAAGTCTCCAGTGGCGGGGCATTCCTCTCCGGGGCCAGCGGCTTCTCCGGCCTGAATGGGCCCTTTGGGATTGCGATCGACCTCTCGGGCAACGCCTGGGTGACGAATAGCCTGGGCACCTCCATCACCGAATTCACCAATAACGGGGTCGTCCTCGGCAGCTACTCCACTGGCAATATGCAGGCGAGGTCGGTCGCGATCGACAGCGCAGGCAACGGCTGGGTGGCCAATTTTATATTCGACAGTGGCGTCTTGAATAAGTTCTCTCCTAGCGGGACACCGCTTAAAACCTACAACGGCCATGATCTGAATGAGGCCGATGCGATTGCCCTCGATGGCGCGGGGAATGCGTGGGTGGCTAGTACCCCCGGCGAAGTGACCGAGTTCGCCAACGCCACGGCACTCCCCTTTGCTCTGATATCCGCCCCAGACCTTCCAACCGGGATTGCGATCGACAGCGCAGGCAACGCGTGGACGAGTGATTTCGAGAATGCCGTGATCGAGTACTCCAACGCAGGGGTGGTCCTCAATACTTACACTGGCGCCGGCTTGAACAACCCAGAGGGGATCTCCATCGATGGTGCGGGCAATGTCTGGGCGAGTAATTTTATGGGGAACTCGGTGACTGAGTTCTCCAAGACCGGGACGGTCCTCTCCGGAGTCAACGGCTACACCAGCAGCGGCCTGACCTTTCCGGAGTCGATTGCGGTCGACGGCTCGGGCAATGTCTGGGTGCCTAGCTTAGGCGGCAACTATTTGACTGAGCTCATCGGCATCGGTGCTCCTGTGATTACTCCGATCGCTGCAGGTCTGCCTGCTGTTCCAACGACGGACGGAAGCAGCAAGCTGGGCACACGCCCGTAG
- a CDS encoding NHL repeat-containing protein, with amino-acid sequence MKKHPLSSFSSVASVLSVACALGLSGCSANFGDVSDTTTQTAVHIQGLVHGGQQPISGAHVYMYATSTAAYGGNGIAPTKGATGNASTSLLTAATGNPADANGHFYVTTNTFGDFSINGAFACTSGQQVYLYSTGGDPQLAGTGIAGTPNPAASLMAVVGDCSSSAFPGVTSVFMNEVTTVAAAYALAGFATDPLHIGAPSSVAGHSLARTGLANAFHTALNLVNQTSGAANATFPLNSRAVVPVTTINTLADILAACVNSNGVSSSGCSTLFSNTTYSTAPTDTATAAIHIAQHPAANVSALLSLATNASPFQSILTSANDLSLGVRYTGGGLNSPFRVAIDGAGNAWVPNLGANTVTEISSAGTFLSGTKGYTDGGLNLPEGIAIDLSGNAWLPNFLANSVTELSSTGAALSGSNGYTGGGMSFPERIAIDSVGNAWVANEGSTVTKLSSTGAFLSGPNGFTSGGLNVPFGIAIDGANNAWVPNEDGNSVTEFSNAGAVLSGIGGYIGGGLNSPEGIAIDSVGNAWVFNFGGGSVTKFSNAGAVLNDYTGGGLSFPTGITIDGAGNAWVINQGNSVTEISNSGVFLSGAKGYTSGGLSSPVGVAIDGSGNAWITNLQGNSVTEMIGIGIPVITPIVAGLPVIPTKDGSSNLGTRP; translated from the coding sequence GTGAAAAAACATCCTCTATCTTCTTTCTCGTCTGTGGCCAGCGTACTGAGCGTAGCTTGTGCTCTGGGGTTGAGCGGTTGCTCGGCAAACTTCGGAGATGTTTCCGATACCACAACCCAAACCGCGGTACACATTCAAGGACTGGTTCATGGTGGCCAGCAACCGATCAGCGGAGCGCATGTGTATATGTACGCGACCAGCACAGCCGCTTATGGTGGTAACGGTATTGCTCCGACAAAAGGCGCCACCGGCAATGCGTCGACCTCGCTGCTGACCGCCGCGACGGGGAACCCGGCAGATGCGAACGGGCACTTCTACGTCACTACGAACACCTTTGGCGACTTCAGTATCAATGGGGCGTTTGCCTGCACGTCCGGCCAGCAGGTGTATCTATACTCGACCGGCGGCGATCCTCAGTTGGCCGGAACAGGAATTGCCGGCACGCCGAATCCCGCGGCCTCTCTAATGGCAGTGGTAGGCGACTGCTCCAGCTCGGCCTTCCCGGGGGTTACCTCGGTGTTCATGAATGAGGTCACCACGGTGGCTGCAGCCTATGCGCTGGCGGGATTTGCTACCGATCCCCTGCACATCGGCGCTCCCAGCTCGGTGGCGGGTCATTCGCTTGCCAGGACCGGCCTGGCCAATGCGTTCCATACCGCGCTGAATCTCGTGAACCAGACCAGCGGTGCAGCCAATGCAACTTTTCCCCTCAACAGCCGGGCCGTAGTTCCCGTGACCACGATCAACACCCTGGCGGACATACTCGCGGCCTGCGTCAACTCCAACGGTGTCAGCTCATCGGGCTGCAGCACACTCTTCTCCAACACGACCTACAGTACAGCTCCGACCGACACAGCAACGGCAGCCATCCATATCGCGCAGCACCCGGCAGCCAACGTCAGCGCGCTGCTCAGCCTGGCAACGAATGCCAGCCCCTTCCAATCCATCCTTACCTCTGCCAACGACCTGTCCCTCGGGGTCCGCTACACCGGCGGCGGATTGAACTCGCCCTTCAGGGTCGCAATCGATGGCGCGGGCAACGCCTGGGTGCCCAATCTCGGAGCCAACACCGTGACCGAGATTTCCAGCGCCGGGACATTTCTCTCCGGGACCAAAGGCTACACCGACGGTGGACTGAACTTACCAGAAGGCATTGCGATCGACCTCTCGGGCAACGCCTGGTTGCCTAATTTCTTAGCGAACTCCGTGACCGAACTCTCCAGCACCGGGGCAGCCCTCTCCGGGAGCAATGGCTACACCGGCGGCGGCATGAGCTTTCCAGAGAGGATCGCGATCGACAGCGTGGGCAACGCCTGGGTTGCCAATGAAGGTAGCACCGTAACCAAACTTTCCAGCACCGGAGCATTTCTCTCCGGGCCCAACGGCTTTACCAGCGGCGGACTGAACGTTCCTTTTGGAATCGCGATCGACGGCGCAAACAACGCCTGGGTGCCTAATGAGGATGGTAACTCCGTGACCGAGTTCTCCAACGCCGGGGCGGTCCTCTCCGGGATCGGGGGCTACATCGGCGGCGGACTGAACTCGCCAGAGGGGATCGCGATCGACAGCGTGGGCAACGCCTGGGTGTTTAATTTCGGAGGTGGCTCCGTGACCAAGTTCTCCAACGCCGGGGCAGTCCTTAACGACTACACCGGCGGCGGCCTGAGTTTTCCAACTGGGATCACGATCGACGGCGCGGGCAATGCCTGGGTCATTAATCAAGGTAACTCCGTAACCGAGATTTCCAACTCCGGGGTATTCCTCTCCGGAGCCAAAGGCTACACCAGCGGCGGCCTGAGCTCGCCCGTTGGGGTCGCGATCGACGGTTCGGGCAACGCCTGGATCACGAATTTACAAGGCAACTCCGTGACTGAGATGATCGGTATAGGTATCCCCGTGATTACTCCAATCGTTGCCGGTCTGCCCGTTATCCCAACCAAGGACGGCAGCAGCAACCTGGGCACACGCCCGTAG
- a CDS encoding sensor histidine kinase — protein MRDFSVRAQLTLWYLLVTFTGLLLFGVLSYGALRFALFQGKKSHLQGREQRLTQFLKENKVEGTPSPLTEQLRKYAIATHEGNLFEIRNPDGSLLFPLDVNKEDRISPGSDSCEQTVYFFQTLENKPAMVMCHLALLNGRQERLYIGGALDEEFYMLQVYRNALLLLTPVLLSLSAISGYFLSRKALKSVDRMTRAAVNIGIGNLSARLPVPSAQDEIQHLAVAWNQLLGRLETAVSRLSKFSADVSHDLRTSITVILATAQLSLHQRHSEEEYREDLNKVVMECRTASTLLDALLSLARSETFSHEVAFQRINICELVVNGCRRVEDLAESTGIMLDWHLPDEAMYIEGDELLLQRLLGILLDNAIKFTPAHGEIGAAVSRTESEIVVTVRDTGIGMSEDVRQRVFERYYQADLRERKTQAGNGLGLAIARWIADAHQAELTVESMPLNGSVFQIRFPAAAGLQAAMPKVQTV, from the coding sequence ATGCGCGATTTTTCCGTTCGAGCACAACTCACTCTGTGGTATCTGCTGGTGACCTTTACGGGCCTGCTGCTCTTCGGTGTGCTGTCCTACGGCGCGCTGCGGTTTGCGCTGTTCCAGGGAAAGAAGTCGCACCTGCAAGGGCGTGAACAAAGGCTGACCCAGTTCCTCAAAGAGAACAAGGTTGAGGGGACTCCCTCGCCTCTGACCGAGCAGCTCAGGAAGTATGCGATCGCGACGCATGAAGGCAACCTGTTCGAGATTCGCAACCCGGATGGGAGCCTGCTGTTTCCGCTCGACGTCAATAAGGAAGACAGAATCTCCCCGGGGAGTGACAGCTGCGAGCAGACGGTCTACTTCTTTCAGACCCTCGAGAACAAACCCGCGATGGTGATGTGCCACCTGGCTCTGTTGAATGGACGGCAGGAGCGCCTCTACATCGGCGGCGCGCTGGATGAAGAGTTTTACATGCTGCAGGTCTATCGCAATGCCCTGCTGCTGTTGACGCCTGTGCTGTTGAGCCTCTCCGCCATCAGCGGGTATTTCCTGAGCCGCAAGGCGCTGAAGTCGGTAGACCGCATGACGAGGGCAGCGGTGAATATCGGCATCGGTAACCTTTCCGCGAGACTGCCTGTGCCCTCGGCGCAGGACGAGATCCAGCATCTGGCCGTGGCCTGGAACCAGTTGCTGGGCAGGCTGGAGACGGCGGTCTCGCGACTCAGCAAGTTCTCGGCGGATGTGTCGCATGACCTCAGGACTTCGATCACGGTGATCCTGGCTACAGCCCAGCTCTCGCTGCATCAGCGCCACTCGGAAGAGGAGTATCGCGAAGACCTGAACAAGGTGGTGATGGAGTGTCGCACGGCTTCCACGCTGCTGGATGCCCTGCTCTCGCTGGCACGCAGCGAGACGTTCAGCCATGAGGTCGCGTTCCAGCGAATCAATATCTGTGAACTGGTCGTGAATGGATGCAGGCGCGTCGAAGACCTGGCGGAGTCGACCGGGATCATGCTCGACTGGCATCTTCCGGATGAAGCGATGTACATCGAAGGCGATGAGCTGCTGCTGCAACGGCTGCTGGGCATTCTGCTGGACAATGCCATCAAGTTCACGCCGGCGCACGGAGAGATTGGGGCGGCGGTGTCGCGCACCGAAAGCGAGATCGTCGTGACGGTGCGCGATACGGGCATCGGCATGTCGGAGGACGTGCGGCAGCGTGTCTTCGAGCGGTACTACCAAGCGGATCTACGCGAGAGAAAGACGCAGGCAGGCAATGGGCTGGGGCTGGCGATTGCGCGCTGGATCGCGGATGCACACCAGGCGGAGTTGACGGTCGAGAGCATGCCGTTGAACGGCTCCGTCTTTCAGATCAGGTTTCCGGCAGCGGCGGGATTGCAGGCGGCGATGCCGAAAGTGCAGACAGTTTAG
- a CDS encoding response regulator transcription factor — protein MNVLVIEDDKRIAGLVERGLRENGHEVVLSHNGREGAEMMLNGRYDAALLDIYLPGMDGFEVLEQVRARRCKTPILMLTAVDAVPKILQAFDMGADDYLIKPFLLEILLARVSAIARRMQPAVEPPVVLAGGITLDRSRRVAIRGGKEIYLTRKQFELLDALMRRSGMVTSRDQLIEAGWGYLADVKENTLDVYIHGLRAKLEDKTHDKLPLIRTIHGTGYMFVTE, from the coding sequence ATGAATGTGCTGGTCATTGAAGACGATAAGAGGATCGCGGGACTGGTCGAGCGCGGTCTGCGAGAGAACGGGCACGAGGTCGTCCTGTCCCATAATGGCAGGGAAGGCGCCGAGATGATGTTGAACGGAAGATACGACGCCGCCCTGCTCGATATCTATCTGCCCGGCATGGATGGCTTCGAGGTTCTAGAGCAGGTGCGGGCGCGCCGCTGCAAGACCCCGATCCTGATGCTGACCGCTGTGGATGCCGTCCCCAAGATCCTGCAGGCCTTCGATATGGGCGCTGACGATTACCTAATCAAGCCATTTCTGCTGGAGATTCTGCTGGCGCGCGTAAGCGCCATCGCACGGCGCATGCAGCCTGCGGTCGAGCCGCCAGTGGTGCTTGCCGGAGGAATTACCCTGGATCGAAGCCGCCGCGTCGCGATACGTGGCGGAAAAGAGATCTACCTTACGCGCAAGCAGTTTGAGCTGCTCGATGCCCTGATGCGGCGCAGCGGCATGGTGACCTCACGAGACCAGTTGATTGAAGCAGGTTGGGGATATCTGGCGGATGTAAAGGAAAATACGCTCGACGTCTATATCCACGGACTGCGCGCCAAGCTTGAAGACAAGACGCACGATAAACTTCCCCTGATCCGAACCATTCACGGCACGGGTTATATGTTCGTGACGGAGTAG
- a CDS encoding TonB-dependent receptor, which translates to MKLKQDLVKLWRCVVVASLFVIVFAASPIRMSGQQGPDTTLTGIILDPQGNAVQNATVTVKNESTNAVRKLTADAQGHFSSLDLPAGRYTVEVTAPGFGTTDRTGLLITAGQPQDISINLNVGNVSQQVTVDGSGADSDSIAAQASPVQSLLNARSARSEISSEFIQQFTSPVADYTEIIQIVPGTFTINTNGVGLGQATTSFRGFQDGEYDITWDGIPFQDTNTPSHHSWAFFPGQWIGGVDFDRSPGSASTIGPTPFGGSVNLLSKEVPVQHAVRGTVSYGSFNTLLLDGEYDSGSIGANRKTSLSLDVHRLTSDGFETFNHQERNAGEIKVRYQFSDKTVLTGFSGVLILDANTPDANLPTRDQVAQFGYNFLLNDIPNDPSNYHYNKNHVPTDFEYVGVKSLFDHGWSLDVKPYTYSYNNHQHYTNIGSITTLTDTPTAADPNGYCATIQSNGRLPCGIDKLNSYRQYGETSTISQTSKYGVFRTGLWYNWSTTNRFQFPSDPLTGLDQTLPNFHETYYTNIYQPYAEYEYRAIPRLTLTGGLKYAYYNQNFTQFADDGKTVGNLNGAASINNVAGYHSYLPSADANYRIMNNWSVYGQFSKGSIIPPTSVFDVSTGKVSDLPKPTGVSTYQTGSVLKLKRLMLDGDFYYIKFQNTYSAFNPTDGQGDTLYFLGPDSISKGVELETNVSLWKGLSFYANGTVGSATYTGAGVPSGLWVTNTPANTQGYGLTYQDKNIDLGIFDKRIGPQWNDNGSYHNQVYTDSFSTVNLFLNYTVKNHSRFNGTKVGLSFNNLLNAHDIVGVIPAASPNPLILPDGTMSPYLATTAISGGDQLTQTPGRSVMLTVTFGYTGKR; encoded by the coding sequence TTGAAATTGAAACAGGATTTGGTAAAGCTTTGGCGCTGCGTCGTAGTTGCAAGCCTATTCGTGATTGTTTTCGCGGCAAGCCCCATCCGCATGTCGGGACAACAGGGACCGGATACAACTCTTACGGGAATTATTCTGGACCCGCAGGGCAATGCGGTACAGAACGCTACTGTGACCGTAAAGAATGAATCGACCAATGCCGTTCGTAAGCTCACTGCCGATGCCCAGGGACACTTCTCCTCCCTCGATTTGCCTGCAGGCAGATATACCGTTGAAGTCACAGCGCCAGGCTTTGGCACCACCGACCGCACCGGGCTGCTCATCACGGCAGGCCAACCGCAGGACATTTCGATCAACCTGAACGTCGGCAATGTATCGCAGCAGGTCACAGTCGACGGCTCCGGGGCCGACTCGGATTCCATCGCCGCTCAGGCCTCGCCGGTTCAGTCCCTTCTGAATGCCCGCTCCGCGCGATCGGAGATCAGCTCCGAGTTCATTCAGCAGTTCACGTCTCCGGTGGCGGACTATACCGAGATCATTCAGATCGTTCCCGGCACCTTCACCATCAATACCAACGGAGTCGGCCTCGGCCAGGCGACCACTTCATTCCGCGGCTTCCAGGATGGCGAATACGACATTACCTGGGACGGCATTCCCTTCCAGGATACGAATACTCCGAGCCACCACTCGTGGGCCTTCTTTCCGGGCCAGTGGATCGGCGGAGTCGACTTCGACCGCAGCCCCGGCTCCGCCTCCACCATCGGGCCTACCCCGTTCGGCGGATCGGTGAATCTTCTCTCCAAAGAGGTACCGGTGCAGCATGCGGTACGGGGCACCGTCTCCTACGGCTCGTTCAATACTCTTCTGCTGGACGGTGAGTACGACTCGGGCAGCATCGGCGCCAATCGCAAGACCAGCCTCTCGCTCGATGTGCACCGGCTGACCTCGGATGGCTTCGAGACCTTCAACCATCAGGAGCGCAACGCGGGAGAGATCAAGGTACGGTACCAGTTCTCGGATAAGACGGTCTTGACCGGATTCAGCGGCGTCCTCATCCTCGATGCGAATACTCCGGACGCAAACCTGCCGACGCGAGACCAGGTAGCTCAGTTCGGATACAACTTCCTGCTGAACGATATTCCCAACGACCCTTCCAACTACCACTACAACAAGAACCATGTGCCTACCGACTTCGAGTATGTCGGAGTGAAATCGCTGTTCGATCATGGCTGGAGCCTGGACGTAAAGCCCTACACCTATAGCTACAACAACCATCAGCACTATACAAACATCGGATCGATCACCACTCTCACGGATACGCCGACCGCCGCCGATCCGAATGGATATTGCGCGACGATTCAATCCAACGGCAGGCTGCCGTGCGGCATCGACAAGCTCAACAGCTATCGCCAGTACGGAGAGACCAGCACGATCAGCCAGACCTCGAAGTACGGCGTCTTCCGCACAGGGCTCTGGTACAACTGGTCGACTACTAATCGCTTCCAGTTCCCTTCCGATCCGCTTACCGGCCTCGACCAGACCTTGCCGAACTTCCATGAGACGTACTACACCAACATCTATCAGCCTTATGCGGAGTACGAGTATCGCGCTATCCCCAGGCTCACGCTTACCGGTGGCTTAAAGTACGCCTACTACAACCAGAACTTCACGCAGTTTGCGGATGATGGCAAGACGGTTGGAAACCTGAACGGCGCGGCGTCGATCAACAATGTCGCGGGGTATCACTCCTATCTGCCCTCGGCGGATGCCAACTACCGCATCATGAATAACTGGTCGGTCTATGGCCAGTTCTCCAAGGGCAGCATCATTCCTCCGACCAGCGTCTTCGATGTGTCGACGGGAAAGGTCTCGGACCTGCCGAAGCCAACGGGAGTCTCCACGTACCAGACGGGTTCGGTGTTGAAGCTCAAGCGGCTGATGCTGGACGGCGATTTCTACTACATCAAGTTTCAGAACACGTATAGCGCCTTCAACCCAACCGATGGCCAGGGGGATACCCTCTACTTCCTCGGTCCTGACTCCATCAGCAAGGGTGTCGAACTCGAGACCAACGTGTCCCTGTGGAAGGGTCTGAGCTTCTATGCGAATGGAACTGTCGGCTCGGCAACCTACACGGGTGCAGGCGTGCCTTCGGGACTTTGGGTCACCAATACCCCGGCGAATACGCAAGGATACGGATTGACCTACCAGGATAAAAATATTGACCTGGGAATATTCGATAAGCGTATCGGACCGCAATGGAACGATAACGGCTCGTATCACAACCAGGTCTACACGGACTCCTTCAGCACCGTGAACCTGTTCCTGAACTACACGGTCAAGAATCATTCGCGATTCAACGGCACAAAGGTGGGGTTGAGCTTCAATAACCTGCTGAACGCGCACGATATCGTCGGCGTCATTCCAGCGGCATCCCCAAACCCCTTGATCCTGCCCGATGGAACCATGTCGCCGTATCTTGCGACGACGGCTATCTCGGGAGGAGATCAGTTGACGCAAACCCCTGGGCGCAGTGTGATGCTTACGGTCACGTTCGGCTATACCGGCAAACGATAG